Within Bdellovibrio bacteriovorus HD100, the genomic segment TATTTTTGGATATGGTCATGCCTCTTCGTAACGGCATTGAGACGGCAAAGATTCTGAAAGAGCTGCATCCTGATATCAAGATCATCGGTTGCTCCACAATTGATCAGGAAGCTCTGGTGCAGAAAGCCTTCGAGGCGGGCTTTGATGCCTATCTGCCAAAGCCATTCAGCAAAGAACAGCTTTTAAAAGAAATCACAAAAGTATTACCGCATCTGGGAGAATCCACTCATGGAAGAACTTAAATTTGTATTCAAGTGTTTTGCCGCAACAGCCTTGCTGATTGTTTTGATGCAGGTGAAAGTAGCTGGCAATTCGATTGAATCTCATTCTTTCCGCTGGTTGCAGAAATCCACGGTGTCTCAGTACATTCAAAGTGCGGCAGCCGGTGGTGCCATGGCGATCAGAAATCTGGGGCGTTCATTGGGTGATGGCGTGGCCAGCACGGTGGACGGATTCCAGGAAGGCGCTCACGAAAAGGCGATTCGCTAAGACACCCTTCCCTTTTTAAAAAAGGGAAGGGAGAGCGACTGTAAGGGGGGGATAGTCACTCTCCCTAGGGGGCATATTCAATTCAAGCCGGGGCGGATTAGTTCCAGCCTTTGCTTGTTTTCTCTTTTGCGGTCTTCGTCGAAGTGTCCTTGGCAACTTTTGCCTTGAACTCTTGTTTGAACGCTGTCGATGAATGGCGACCGCTTCCGCTGTTGTTTTTGCAAGAAACACCCGTGTTCGCCATTGCCACAGAGGCGATCAAAGACATAGCAATAGTGGCTTGTACGATTTTCTTCATAAAACTCTCCTTTTTTCTTACACACTTAAAAACATCATTAAGAACTCAATGAAGGCTATTGCATCGCGTGTGCCAGATTTTTTGTCTCAGGATGAGACGAATCGGAGGGTTTCAGGGCAAAAAGAAAGGGCTTTGGATATCCAAAGCCCTTTTGTGTAAGGCGAGTGTCAGGTTTCTAGACAGATGGGATTACTGTCTTCCAGTCCCGGCTTTCTCAGATCCACCAGGCGTCGCGCTGGAGCCTTTGATTTCTCTGGAAACGGTGTCGTCATGGCGACGGGAGCCTTTGCCCGTGGTGGCGCCGGTACGGTAGGCAATACACTCACGGCAGTCGCCCAAAGCCGATGTCGTGGCTTCAAACGGAGTGGATCTGAAGGCCTCATTAGGGTCTTCGCCAGGGTTTACCGGGCGGTTGGCATTTTCGTCAGCAGAGGCTGTTCCCGCAAAGGAGAAGCCCAGGGTCAGCAAGATGGAAAGGACCAAGAGTCTTTTCATATAATCACCTTCTCCTTACAGGTAAAGTTCCGCAGTTGCGGGAGCAATGATATCCAAGAGGTTATTAAATGTGCTGGCTACCTGCATAGCTACAGATGGCCCCTCTTTGCTGTCCACCTTG encodes:
- a CDS encoding response regulator, producing MKIRFAVIDDAAFLRELIKNIVTSEGGLCVGEAANGDEAVELVSATLPDLVFLDMVMPLRNGIETAKILKELHPDIKIIGCSTIDQEALVQKAFEAGFDAYLPKPFSKEQLLKEITKVLPHLGESTHGRT